In one window of Azotobacter salinestris DNA:
- the thiE gene encoding thiamine phosphate synthase, translated as MKLRGLYAITDSQLLADGRLLPYVEAALKGGARLLQYRDKSDDDARRLREAEALRDLCLRHGALLIINDDLELAARLGVGLHLGQQDGSLSAARALLGPKVVIGATCHGQLELAEQAAADGASYLAFGRFFDSSTKPGAPPATPELLEEARARFPQPLVAIGGVTLDNAPGLIARGAAMVAVINALFAADSAAEVERRARAFGQLFEGS; from the coding sequence ATGAAACTACGCGGTCTCTACGCCATCACCGACAGCCAGCTGCTCGCCGACGGCAGGCTCCTGCCCTACGTCGAAGCCGCACTCAAGGGCGGCGCCCGGCTGCTGCAGTATCGCGACAAGTCCGACGACGATGCCCGCCGACTGCGCGAGGCCGAGGCGCTGCGCGACCTCTGCCTGCGCCACGGCGCCCTGCTGATCATCAACGACGATCTGGAGCTGGCTGCACGCCTGGGCGTCGGCCTGCACCTCGGCCAGCAGGACGGCTCGCTGTCCGCCGCCCGTGCCCTGCTCGGCCCCAAGGTCGTCATCGGCGCCACCTGCCACGGGCAGCTGGAGCTGGCCGAGCAGGCCGCCGCCGACGGCGCCAGCTACCTGGCCTTCGGCCGCTTCTTCGACTCCTCGACCAAGCCCGGCGCACCGCCGGCCACTCCCGAACTGCTGGAAGAGGCCCGTGCGCGCTTTCCCCAGCCGCTGGTGGCCATCGGCGGCGTGACCCTGGACAACGCGCCGGGCCTGATCGCCCGTGGCGCCGCCATGGTCGCGGTGATCAACGCGCTGTTCGCCGCCGACAGCGCCGCCGAGGTCGAGCGCCGCGCCCGCGCCTTCGGCCAACTGTTCGAAGGCTCCTGA
- a CDS encoding hydroxymethylpyrimidine/phosphomethylpyrimidine kinase produces MNTTNFRPVVLCLSGHDPSGGAGLQADIEALLAQGCHAAPAVTALTVQDTRNVSDFRVLEPAWVLAQAEAVIADLPVAAIKLGMLGSLEMVDTVAGIARRLPGVPLVCDPVLRAGGGGALGRDEVGQAIRERLLPLCRIATPNLPEARLLAELPEGSADACAERLLEHCEHLLITGGHGDETEVHNRLYSRDDGAQTFTCVRLPGSYHGSGCTLASALAGRLALGEELTSAVRSALDYTWRTLRDAEAPGLGQYVPRRLPLDFGS; encoded by the coding sequence ATGAACACGACCAACTTCCGTCCCGTCGTCCTCTGCCTGTCCGGCCACGATCCCAGTGGCGGCGCCGGCCTGCAGGCGGACATCGAGGCCCTGCTCGCCCAGGGCTGCCACGCCGCGCCGGCGGTCACCGCGCTGACCGTGCAGGACACCCGCAACGTCAGCGACTTCCGCGTGCTCGAGCCCGCCTGGGTGCTGGCCCAGGCCGAGGCGGTGATCGCCGACCTGCCGGTCGCCGCGATCAAGCTGGGCATGCTCGGCTCGCTGGAGATGGTCGACACCGTCGCCGGGATCGCCCGGCGCCTGCCCGGCGTGCCGCTGGTCTGCGACCCGGTGCTGCGTGCCGGCGGCGGCGGCGCCCTGGGCCGCGACGAGGTCGGCCAGGCGATCCGCGAGCGCCTGCTGCCGCTGTGCCGCATCGCCACCCCGAACCTGCCGGAAGCGCGCCTGCTCGCCGAACTGCCCGAAGGCAGCGCCGATGCCTGTGCCGAGCGGCTGCTCGAGCACTGCGAGCACCTGCTGATCACCGGCGGCCACGGCGACGAGACCGAGGTGCACAACCGCCTGTACTCGCGGGACGACGGCGCCCAGACCTTCACCTGCGTGCGCCTGCCGGGCAGCTACCATGGCTCCGGCTGTACCCTGGCCAGTGCCCTGGCCGGTCGCCTGGCCCTCGGCGAGGAACTGACCAGTGCGGTGCGCTCGGCACTCGACTACACCTGGCGCACCCTGCGCGACGCCGAAGCGCCGGGCCTCGGCCAGTACGTGCCGCGCCGCCTGCCGCTGGATTTCGGCAGCTGA
- the ybeY gene encoding rRNA maturation RNase YbeY, with translation MLELDLQVASDRPLPAESDFRRWCELALRQRSADSELTIRLVDEAEGRELNRTWRHKDYPTNVLSFPADIPDGLLDIPLLGDLVICVPVVEREAAEQDKAPDAHWAHLVIHGCLHLLGYDHIEDAEAEEMESLERDLLAELGYPDPYDGDDLPESQGTTSEGR, from the coding sequence ATGCTTGAGCTGGACCTGCAGGTGGCCAGCGACCGACCGCTGCCCGCCGAGAGCGACTTCCGCCGCTGGTGCGAACTGGCCCTGCGCCAGCGCAGCGCCGACTCCGAACTGACCATCCGCCTGGTCGACGAGGCGGAAGGCCGCGAGCTGAACCGCACCTGGCGGCACAAGGACTACCCGACCAACGTGCTGTCCTTTCCGGCCGACATCCCCGACGGGCTGCTGGACATCCCGCTGCTCGGCGACCTGGTGATCTGCGTGCCGGTGGTCGAGCGCGAGGCCGCCGAACAGGACAAGGCGCCGGACGCCCACTGGGCCCACCTGGTGATCCACGGCTGCCTGCACCTGCTCGGCTACGACCACATCGAGGATGCGGAAGCCGAGGAAATGGAATCCTTGGAACGGGACTTGCTTGCTGAATTGGGCTATCCCGACCCCTACGATGGCGACGACCTGCCCGAATCCCAGGGCACCACGAGCGAAGGAAGATGA
- a CDS encoding PhoH family protein, with protein MNAPTEPRRFTIAPFEARRFANLCGQFDEHLRLIEQRLAIEIRNRGNQFELLGEPKHTQAGENLLRRLYRETHGVDLTPDLVHLFLQESGMEALADPDAEPGAALHTRKGLIRPRGANQQRYVKAILDNDINFGIGPAGTGKTYLAVACAVDALEREQVRRILLVRPAVEAGEKLGFLPGDLAQKIDPYLRPLYDALYEMLGFEQVAKLIERQVIEIAPLAYMRGRTLNNSFIILDESQNTTLEQMKMFLTRIGFGSTAVITGDITQVDLPRGTKSGLAHVMEVLKDIPGISFTRFQPKDVVRHPLVQRIVEAYERFEELNPPRPQGEARQEGRRDA; from the coding sequence TTGAACGCACCCACAGAACCCCGTCGCTTCACCATCGCCCCCTTCGAAGCCCGCCGCTTCGCCAATCTCTGCGGACAGTTCGACGAACATCTGCGCCTGATCGAACAGCGCTTGGCCATCGAAATCCGCAACCGCGGCAACCAGTTCGAGCTGCTCGGCGAACCGAAACACACCCAGGCCGGCGAGAACCTGCTGCGCCGTCTCTACCGCGAGACCCACGGCGTCGACCTGACCCCCGACCTGGTTCACCTGTTCCTCCAGGAATCGGGCATGGAGGCGCTGGCCGATCCCGACGCCGAACCCGGGGCCGCCCTGCACACCCGCAAGGGGCTGATCCGTCCGCGCGGCGCCAACCAGCAGCGCTACGTCAAGGCGATCCTCGACAACGACATCAACTTCGGCATCGGCCCGGCCGGCACCGGCAAGACCTACCTCGCCGTGGCCTGCGCGGTGGACGCCCTGGAGCGCGAGCAGGTGCGGCGCATCCTGCTGGTGCGTCCGGCGGTGGAGGCCGGCGAGAAGCTCGGCTTCCTGCCCGGCGACCTGGCGCAGAAGATCGACCCCTACCTGCGCCCGCTGTACGACGCCCTCTACGAGATGCTCGGCTTCGAGCAGGTGGCCAAGCTGATCGAGCGGCAGGTGATCGAGATCGCCCCGCTGGCCTACATGCGCGGACGCACCCTGAACAACAGCTTCATCATCCTCGACGAGAGCCAGAACACCACCCTGGAACAGATGAAGATGTTCCTCACCCGCATCGGCTTCGGCTCCACCGCGGTGATCACCGGCGACATCACCCAGGTCGACCTGCCGCGCGGCACCAAATCGGGTCTGGCTCACGTGATGGAGGTGCTCAAGGACATCCCGGGGATCAGCTTCACCCGCTTCCAGCCCAAGGACGTGGTGCGCCATCCGCTGGTGCAGCGCATCGTCGAGGCCTACGAGCGCTTCGAGGAGCTCAATCCGCCCCGCCCGCAGGGCGAGGCGCGCCAGGAAGGACGCCGCGATGCTTGA
- the lnt gene encoding apolipoprotein N-acyltransferase codes for MRWITRPGWPGNLLALAAGALTPLAQAPFDLWPLALLSIALFYLGLRELAPRAALWRGWCYGFGLYAAGTSWIYVSIHDYGAASVPLAGLLTLALMLALAFFFALPAWLWSRWLRRSGAPLADALGFAALWLALEGFRGWFLTGFPWLYAGYSQLEGPLAGLAPLGGVWLLSFVLALSAALLINLPRLARRPLALAGALGLLLAPWGLGLVLEGHAWTQPAGTPLKVAAVQGNVPQNLKWDPEQLSAQLMLYRDLTLQRAAAVDLVVWPETAVPILKEYAEDYLAGLDRYARPRNIALLTGVPIRQRNAQDEPRYYNGIVVAGEGAGTYLKQKLVPFGEYVPLQELLRGLIAFFDLPMSDFARGPADQALLEARGWRIAPYICYEVVYPEFAAGLAARSDLLLTISNDAWFGSSIGPLQHLQMAQMRALEAGRWMIRTTNNGVTALIDPFGRITERLPQFQRAVLYGEVTPMQGLTPYLQWRAWPLAVLAALLLGWTLLRRRAERAATAGTAVEVQR; via the coding sequence ATGCGCTGGATCACCCGTCCCGGCTGGCCGGGCAACCTGCTGGCGCTGGCCGCCGGCGCCCTGACGCCCCTGGCCCAGGCCCCCTTCGACCTCTGGCCGCTGGCGCTGCTGTCGATCGCCCTGTTCTACCTCGGCCTGCGTGAACTGGCGCCCAGGGCGGCGCTGTGGCGCGGCTGGTGCTACGGCTTCGGCCTCTACGCCGCCGGCACCAGCTGGATCTACGTCAGCATCCACGACTACGGCGCCGCCTCGGTGCCGCTGGCCGGCCTGCTCACCCTGGCCCTGATGCTCGCCCTGGCGTTCTTCTTCGCCCTGCCCGCCTGGCTGTGGAGCCGCTGGCTGCGCCGAAGCGGTGCACCGCTGGCCGACGCCCTGGGCTTCGCCGCCCTCTGGCTGGCGCTGGAGGGCTTTCGCGGCTGGTTCCTCACCGGCTTTCCCTGGCTCTACGCCGGCTACAGCCAGCTCGAGGGGCCGCTCGCCGGCCTGGCGCCGCTGGGCGGGGTCTGGCTGCTGTCCTTCGTCCTGGCGCTGTCCGCGGCGCTCCTGATCAACCTGCCGCGCCTGGCACGCAGGCCGCTGGCGCTGGCCGGCGCCCTGGGTCTGCTGCTCGCCCCCTGGGGGCTCGGCCTGGTGCTCGAAGGGCACGCCTGGACCCAGCCTGCCGGCACGCCGCTGAAGGTCGCCGCGGTGCAGGGCAACGTGCCGCAGAACTTGAAATGGGACCCGGAGCAGCTCAGCGCCCAGCTCATGCTATACCGCGACCTCACCCTGCAGCGCGCCGCGGCGGTCGATTTGGTGGTCTGGCCGGAAACCGCCGTGCCGATTCTCAAGGAGTACGCCGAGGATTACCTCGCCGGCCTGGACCGCTACGCCCGCCCGCGCAACATCGCGCTGCTCACGGGCGTGCCGATCCGCCAGCGCAACGCCCAGGACGAGCCGCGCTATTACAACGGCATCGTCGTGGCGGGCGAAGGTGCCGGCACCTACCTGAAGCAGAAGCTGGTGCCCTTCGGCGAATACGTACCGCTGCAGGAACTGCTGCGCGGGCTGATCGCCTTCTTCGACCTGCCGATGTCCGACTTTGCCCGCGGCCCGGCCGACCAGGCGCTGCTCGAGGCCCGCGGCTGGCGGATTGCGCCCTACATCTGCTACGAGGTGGTCTATCCGGAGTTCGCCGCCGGCCTGGCCGCGCGCAGCGACCTTCTGCTCACCATCAGCAACGACGCCTGGTTCGGCAGCTCCATCGGCCCCCTGCAACACCTGCAGATGGCGCAGATGCGCGCCCTGGAAGCCGGCCGCTGGATGATCCGCACCACCAACAACGGCGTCACCGCGCTGATCGACCCCTTCGGACGGATCACCGAGCGCCTGCCGCAGTTCCAGCGCGCCGTGCTCTATGGCGAGGTGACGCCGATGCAGGGCCTAACCCCCTACCTGCAATGGCGTGCCTGGCCGCTGGCGGTCCTCGCTGCCCTGCTGCTCGGCTGGACACTGCTGCGCCGGCGCGCCGAACGGGCCGCGACAGCCGGCACGGCCGTCGAGGTTCAGCGGTAG
- a CDS encoding DUF1820 family protein codes for MSKRDATIYKVIFLNQGQVYELYARQIRQSDLWGFLEIEEFVFGERTQVVIDPGEERLRTQFEGVQRSYVPLHAIIRIDAVERLGMARISEARGGGNVTPFPLPPMPDKG; via the coding sequence ATGAGCAAGCGCGACGCCACGATCTACAAGGTGATCTTCCTCAACCAGGGCCAGGTCTACGAGCTGTACGCCAGGCAGATCCGCCAGAGCGATCTGTGGGGCTTTCTCGAGATCGAGGAGTTCGTTTTCGGCGAGCGCACCCAGGTGGTCATCGATCCCGGCGAGGAGCGCCTGCGCACCCAGTTCGAGGGCGTGCAGCGCAGTTACGTGCCGCTGCACGCGATCATCCGCATCGATGCGGTGGAGCGTCTGGGCATGGCGCGGATCAGCGAGGCCAGGGGTGGCGGCAACGTCACGCCGTTCCCGCTGCCGCCGATGCCGGACAAGGGCTGA
- a CDS encoding HlyC/CorC family transporter, protein MSDDRSSNGQSWLSKLTQAFAHEPRNRQELLEILHEAHENELLDSEALTIVEGAIQVADLQVRDIMVPRSQMITVKAGQTTQELLPTIIEAAHSRYPVIGESLDDIVGILLAKDLLPLLLRNIGETCACDLKELLRPATFVPESKRLNVLLREFRSTHNHMAIVIDEYGGVAGLVTIEDVLEQIVGDIEDEHDVEEDSYIKELPSGDFVIKALMPIEDFNKHFNCQLSDNEFDTLGGLVARAFGHLPKRNETVELGDFRFRVLNADSRRIHLLRLTPPRH, encoded by the coding sequence ATGAGCGACGATCGATCGAGCAACGGGCAATCCTGGCTGAGCAAACTCACCCAGGCCTTTGCCCATGAACCCCGCAACCGCCAGGAACTGCTGGAAATCCTCCACGAAGCGCACGAGAACGAGCTGCTCGACAGCGAGGCGCTGACCATCGTGGAGGGCGCCATCCAGGTCGCCGACCTGCAGGTGCGCGACATCATGGTTCCGCGTTCGCAGATGATCACCGTCAAGGCCGGCCAGACGACGCAGGAACTCCTGCCGACCATCATCGAGGCCGCCCATTCGCGCTACCCGGTGATCGGCGAGAGCCTCGACGACATCGTCGGCATCCTGCTGGCCAAGGACCTGCTGCCCCTGCTGCTGCGCAACATCGGCGAGACCTGTGCCTGCGACCTCAAGGAGCTGCTGCGCCCGGCGACCTTCGTCCCCGAATCCAAGCGCCTCAACGTGCTGCTGCGGGAATTCCGCAGCACCCACAACCACATGGCCATCGTCATCGACGAGTACGGCGGCGTCGCCGGCCTGGTGACCATCGAGGACGTGCTCGAGCAGATCGTCGGCGACATCGAGGACGAGCACGACGTCGAGGAGGACAGCTACATCAAGGAGCTGCCCAGCGGCGACTTCGTGATCAAGGCACTGATGCCGATCGAGGACTTCAACAAGCACTTCAACTGCCAGCTGTCCGACAACGAGTTCGACACCCTCGGCGGCCTAGTGGCCCGCGCCTTCGGCCATCTGCCCAAGCGCAACGAGACCGTCGAGCTTGGCGACTTCCGCTTCCGCGTGCTGAACGCCGACAGCCGGCGCATCCACCTGCTGCGCCTGACGCCGCCCCGTCACTGA
- the hemL gene encoding glutamate-1-semialdehyde 2,1-aminomutase → MSRSETLFANAQKHIPGGVNSPVRAFRGVGGTPLFFKHAEGAYVIDEDDKRYVDYVGSWGPMILGHSHPEVLEAVRRQLEHGLSYGAPTALETEMAELVCSLVPSMDMVRMVSSGTEATMSAIRLARGYTGRDSIIKFEGCYHGHSDSLLVKAGSGALTLGVPSSPGVPAAFAQHTLTLPYNDLGAVERTLAEVGRDIACIIVEPVAGNMNCVPPAPGFLEGLREQCDKHGVVLIFDEVMTGFRVALGGAQAHYGVVPDLSTFGKIVGGGMPVGCFGGKRAIMECIAPLGPVYQAGTLSGNPLAMAAGLTTLKLISRPGFHQELSDYTGRLLQGLQERADAAGIPFVTTQVGGMFGLYFSGADEIVTFSDVMASDAGRFKHFFHLMLDGGVYLAPSAFEAGFTSIAHGETELSITLDAAERAFATLARG, encoded by the coding sequence ATGTCCCGTTCCGAAACCCTCTTTGCCAACGCCCAGAAGCACATCCCCGGCGGCGTCAACTCGCCGGTGCGTGCCTTCCGTGGCGTCGGCGGCACCCCGCTGTTCTTCAAGCACGCCGAAGGCGCCTACGTCATCGACGAGGACGACAAGCGCTACGTCGACTACGTCGGCTCCTGGGGCCCGATGATTCTCGGGCACAGCCATCCTGAAGTGCTCGAAGCGGTGCGCAGGCAGCTGGAGCACGGCCTCTCCTACGGCGCGCCGACCGCCCTGGAAACCGAGATGGCCGAGCTGGTCTGCTCGCTGGTTCCGTCGATGGACATGGTGCGCATGGTCAGCTCCGGCACCGAGGCGACCATGAGCGCGATCCGCCTGGCCCGCGGCTACACCGGCCGCGACAGCATCATCAAGTTCGAGGGCTGCTACCACGGACACTCCGACAGCCTGCTGGTCAAGGCCGGCTCCGGCGCCCTGACCCTCGGCGTGCCCAGCTCCCCCGGCGTGCCGGCGGCCTTCGCCCAGCACACCCTGACCCTGCCCTACAACGACCTGGGCGCGGTGGAGCGGACCCTCGCCGAGGTCGGTCGGGACATCGCCTGCATCATCGTCGAGCCGGTGGCCGGCAACATGAACTGCGTGCCGCCGGCCCCGGGCTTCCTCGAAGGACTGCGCGAGCAATGCGACAAGCACGGCGTGGTGCTGATCTTCGACGAGGTGATGACCGGCTTCCGCGTCGCCCTGGGTGGCGCCCAGGCACACTACGGCGTCGTCCCGGACCTCTCCACCTTCGGCAAGATCGTCGGCGGCGGCATGCCGGTCGGCTGCTTCGGCGGCAAGCGGGCGATCATGGAATGCATCGCCCCGCTGGGCCCGGTCTACCAGGCCGGCACCCTCTCCGGCAACCCGCTGGCCATGGCGGCGGGCCTGACCACCCTCAAGCTGATCAGCCGGCCGGGTTTCCACCAGGAGCTCTCCGACTACACCGGCCGCCTGCTGCAGGGCCTGCAGGAGCGCGCCGATGCCGCCGGCATTCCCTTCGTCACCACCCAGGTGGGCGGCATGTTCGGCCTGTACTTCAGCGGCGCCGACGAAATCGTCACCTTCAGCGATGTGATGGCCAGCGATGCCGGGCGCTTCAAGCACTTCTTCCACCTGATGCTCGACGGCGGCGTCTATCTGGCGCCCTCCGCCTTCGAGGCCGGCTTCACTTCCATTGCCCATGGCGAGACGGAGCTGTCGATCACCCTCGACGCCGCCGAGCGCGCCTTCGCCACGCTGGCCAGGGGCTGA
- the miaB gene encoding tRNA (N6-isopentenyl adenosine(37)-C2)-methylthiotransferase MiaB, whose product MAKKLFIETHGCQMNEYDSSRMADLLGEHQALELTENPAEADVILLNTCSIREKAQEKVFSQLGRWRELKQRNPALVIGVGGCVASQEGAAIRERAPYVDVVFGPQTLHRLPEMIDAARTTQKPQVDVSFPEIEKFDRLPEPRVDGPSAFVSVMEGCSKYCSFCVVPYTRGEEVSRPSEDVLAEVIHLAENGVREVTLLGQNVNGYRGTAADGRLVDFAELLYLVAAIDGIDRLRYTTSHPLEFSDAIIQAHAEIPELVKFIHLPVQSGSDRILAAMKRNHTALEYKSRIRKLKAAVPEISISSDFIVGFPGETEQDFAQTMKLIEEVGFDFSFSFVYSARPGTPAAELPDDTPEEVKKQRLQILQNRIYQQGFEISRRMVGSTQRILVSDYSKKDPGMLQGRTENNRIVNFPSTNPRLIGQFVLVRIDDALPHSLRGSLLD is encoded by the coding sequence ATGGCCAAGAAGCTTTTCATCGAAACCCACGGCTGCCAGATGAACGAGTACGACAGCTCGCGCATGGCCGACCTGCTGGGTGAGCACCAGGCTCTGGAACTCACCGAGAATCCGGCGGAAGCCGACGTCATCCTCCTCAATACCTGCTCGATCCGCGAGAAGGCTCAGGAAAAAGTGTTCTCCCAGCTGGGCCGCTGGCGCGAACTGAAGCAGCGCAATCCGGCGCTGGTGATCGGCGTCGGCGGCTGCGTGGCCAGCCAGGAGGGTGCGGCGATCCGCGAGCGTGCGCCCTACGTCGACGTGGTGTTCGGCCCGCAGACCCTGCACCGCCTGCCGGAGATGATCGACGCCGCGCGCACCACGCAAAAGCCGCAGGTGGACGTATCCTTCCCGGAGATCGAGAAGTTCGACCGCCTGCCCGAGCCGCGGGTCGACGGCCCAAGCGCCTTCGTCTCGGTGATGGAAGGCTGCAGCAAGTACTGCAGCTTCTGCGTGGTGCCCTACACCCGCGGCGAGGAGGTCAGCCGGCCATCGGAGGACGTGCTCGCCGAGGTCATCCACCTGGCCGAGAACGGCGTGCGCGAGGTCACCCTGCTCGGCCAGAACGTCAACGGCTACCGCGGCACGGCCGCCGACGGGCGCCTGGTCGACTTCGCCGAGCTGCTCTACCTGGTCGCCGCCATCGACGGCATCGACCGCCTGCGCTACACCACCAGCCACCCGCTGGAGTTCTCCGACGCCATCATCCAGGCCCATGCCGAGATTCCCGAGCTGGTGAAGTTCATCCACCTGCCGGTGCAGTCCGGCTCCGACCGCATCCTCGCGGCGATGAAGCGCAACCACACCGCGCTGGAGTACAAGTCGCGAATCCGCAAGCTGAAGGCCGCGGTGCCGGAGATCAGCATCAGCTCGGACTTCATCGTCGGCTTCCCCGGCGAGACCGAGCAGGATTTCGCGCAGACCATGAAGCTGATCGAGGAGGTCGGCTTCGACTTCTCCTTCTCCTTCGTCTACAGCGCGCGCCCCGGCACTCCGGCGGCGGAGCTGCCCGACGACACCCCGGAAGAGGTGAAGAAGCAGCGCCTGCAGATCCTGCAGAACCGCATCTACCAGCAGGGCTTCGAGATCAGCCGGCGGATGGTCGGCAGCACCCAGCGCATCCTGGTCAGCGACTATTCGAAGAAGGACCCGGGCATGCTCCAGGGCCGCACCGAGAACAACCGCATCGTCAACTTCCCCTCCACCAATCCGCGCCTGATCGGCCAGTTCGTCCTGGTGCGCATCGACGACGCCCTGCCCCATTCCCTGCGCGGCAGCCTGCTCGACTGA
- a CDS encoding tetratricopeptide repeat protein, with protein sequence MTRRNLTLGCLLLCSFSLPVVAGENTLLIPAPGSCALDSPAEELPAALSRCEQAAQNGDLQAEYELGQFYYDGKRTPRDLSRALNWFEQASLKGHAEAQHRLGLMFFRGEGVPANNVQAYIVLKMAAVNGSEEALDSADLVAEQMSRNELEIATQVLGQIFRNYLMELQALEGRSPFSPLP encoded by the coding sequence ATGACCCGCCGTAACCTGACCCTGGGTTGCCTGTTGCTATGTTCCTTTTCCCTGCCGGTCGTGGCCGGGGAAAACACCCTGCTGATCCCGGCACCGGGCAGCTGCGCCCTGGACAGTCCGGCCGAGGAACTGCCGGCGGCGCTGTCGCGCTGCGAGCAGGCCGCGCAGAACGGCGACCTGCAGGCCGAATACGAGCTGGGCCAGTTCTACTACGACGGCAAGCGCACCCCGCGCGACCTGTCCCGCGCGTTGAACTGGTTCGAGCAGGCCTCGCTCAAGGGCCACGCCGAAGCGCAGCACCGCCTGGGGCTGATGTTCTTCCGCGGCGAGGGCGTGCCGGCCAACAACGTGCAGGCCTACATCGTGCTGAAGATGGCCGCGGTGAACGGTTCGGAGGAGGCGCTGGACAGCGCCGACCTGGTCGCCGAGCAGATGAGCCGCAACGAGCTGGAAATCGCCACCCAGGTGCTCGGCCAGATCTTCCGCAACTACCTCATGGAACTGCAGGCCCTCGAGGGCCGCTCGCCGTTCTCGCCGCTGCCCTGA
- a CDS encoding acyl-CoA dehydrogenase family protein produces the protein MDLHQYAETHEVTNQVPPLDGANLYRIDLPLREWLCRYDGAWADRQLDDYGALAGGPLLAAGFAANENRPVFRSHDRYGHRIDQVDFHPAYHELMATAIDHGLPALPWREPRPGAQVARAGLMYLHNQIEAGTACPLTMTFASVAALRRQPEIAERWLPKVLAGDYDSRNLPMERKSGVTLGMAMTEKQGGTDVRANTTRAWPVGAAGPGQAYELLGHKWFCSAPMSDAFLTLAWSDGGLSCFLLPRHRPDGGRNQLYIQRLKNKLGNWSNASAEIEYRGALAWMVGEEGRGVPTILEMVGLTRFDCMIGSSALMRQALTQALHHCAHRLVGGQVLLEHALMQNVLADLALESEAALALTLRLARALDHGEDERERLLARLLTAIGKYWICKRAPEMIGEAAECLGGAGYVEESILPRLYREAPVNSIWEGSGNVQCLDVLRVLGKEPGVLEALFDELDSGHGDARLRARIQWLRKALADRTEIHYCARRLVEELAVTLQAGLLLEAGNAAVSDAFIHSRLGEGGRVYGTLPRGVAVAELLARSAPQLG, from the coding sequence ATGGACCTGCACCAGTACGCCGAAACCCACGAGGTGACCAACCAGGTGCCGCCCCTGGATGGCGCCAATCTCTACCGCATCGATCTGCCGCTGCGGGAGTGGCTGTGCCGCTACGACGGGGCCTGGGCGGACCGGCAGCTGGATGACTACGGCGCACTGGCCGGCGGGCCGCTGCTGGCGGCCGGCTTCGCCGCCAACGAGAATCGGCCGGTCTTCCGCAGCCACGACCGCTACGGCCACCGCATCGACCAGGTCGACTTCCACCCCGCCTATCACGAGCTGATGGCCACGGCCATCGACCACGGCCTGCCGGCATTGCCCTGGCGCGAGCCGCGCCCCGGCGCCCAGGTGGCCCGCGCCGGGCTGATGTACCTGCACAACCAGATCGAAGCCGGCACCGCCTGTCCGCTGACCATGACCTTCGCCAGCGTGGCGGCGCTGCGCCGGCAGCCGGAGATCGCCGAGCGCTGGCTGCCCAAGGTGCTGGCCGGCGACTACGATTCGCGCAACCTGCCGATGGAGCGCAAGAGCGGCGTCACCCTCGGCATGGCGATGACCGAGAAGCAGGGCGGCACCGACGTGCGTGCCAACACCACCCGGGCCTGGCCGGTCGGCGCCGCCGGGCCGGGACAGGCCTACGAACTGCTCGGCCACAAGTGGTTCTGCTCGGCGCCGATGAGCGACGCCTTCCTCACCCTGGCCTGGAGCGACGGCGGGCTGTCCTGCTTCCTGCTGCCGCGCCACCGCCCGGACGGCGGGCGCAACCAGCTGTACATCCAGCGCCTGAAGAACAAGCTGGGCAACTGGTCGAACGCCTCCGCCGAGATCGAGTACCGCGGCGCCCTGGCCTGGATGGTCGGCGAGGAGGGGCGCGGCGTGCCGACCATCCTGGAGATGGTCGGCCTGACCCGCTTCGATTGCATGATCGGCTCCAGCGCGCTGATGCGCCAGGCGCTGACCCAGGCCCTGCACCACTGCGCGCACCGCCTGGTCGGCGGCCAGGTGCTGCTCGAGCACGCGCTGATGCAGAACGTGCTGGCCGACCTGGCCCTGGAAAGCGAGGCCGCGCTGGCCCTCACCCTGCGTTTGGCGCGGGCGCTGGATCACGGCGAGGACGAACGCGAGCGGCTGCTCGCCCGGCTGCTCACCGCGATCGGCAAGTACTGGATCTGCAAGCGCGCCCCGGAAATGATCGGCGAGGCCGCCGAGTGCCTGGGCGGCGCCGGCTACGTCGAGGAGAGCATCCTGCCGCGGCTGTACCGCGAGGCGCCGGTCAACTCGATCTGGGAGGGCTCGGGCAACGTGCAGTGCCTGGACGTGCTGCGTGTGCTCGGCAAGGAGCCGGGCGTGCTGGAGGCACTCTTCGACGAGCTGGACAGCGGCCATGGCGATGCGCGGCTCAGGGCGCGCATCCAATGGCTCAGGAAGGCGCTGGCCGACCGCACCGAGATCCACTACTGCGCCCGCCGGCTGGTCGAGGAGCTGGCGGTGACCCTGCAGGCCGGGCTGCTGCTGGAGGCCGGCAACGCGGCGGTGTCGGATGCCTTCATCCACAGCCGCCTCGGCGAGGGCGGCCGGGTCTACGGCACCCTGCCGCGCGGCGTGGCGGTGGCGGAGCTGCTGGCGCGCAGTGCGCCGCAGCTCGGTTAG